Proteins encoded in a region of the Actinomycetota bacterium genome:
- a CDS encoding L,D-transpeptidase/peptidoglycan binding protein yields the protein MIVSVVAATGTAVANDMRRYRHAWEDRALPGAVIQAVDLAGMDRTRALAAVEDALAPVLDRPVTLRFEDRTWTTSLRDLGATTDAEQVVDAAIDASRDVSWRTLAEVRWRGGQVPFEATVTVDQPRDAARQLVRAIADELHIAPVNAELSWNRERIWISPHRVGRAVQFEPTAEALLAALRGEADTVAVATEQLQPEVTTAAYSQVLFLRQGQHRLDLYLDGRVAGSYRVAVGTGNYPTPTGVYHVSQKRYRPTWVNPSPNGWGRGMPRRIGPGPNNPLGLRALNWSAPGAIRFHGTANVDSLGRDASHGCVRLSNPDIVELYRQVDVGAVIVSIR from the coding sequence GTGATCGTGTCCGTCGTCGCCGCCACAGGCACCGCCGTCGCCAACGACATGCGCCGGTACCGCCACGCGTGGGAAGACCGCGCCTTGCCGGGCGCCGTGATCCAAGCGGTCGACCTCGCCGGCATGGACCGAACCCGAGCGCTCGCCGCGGTCGAGGACGCGTTGGCCCCGGTCTTGGACCGACCGGTGACGCTGCGGTTCGAGGACCGGACGTGGACAACGTCGTTGCGGGACCTCGGAGCGACCACGGACGCCGAGCAGGTGGTCGACGCGGCCATCGACGCCTCGCGTGACGTGTCCTGGCGGACGTTGGCCGAGGTTCGGTGGCGCGGCGGGCAGGTGCCGTTCGAGGCGACGGTCACGGTCGACCAGCCCCGGGACGCAGCCCGCCAGCTGGTGCGCGCGATCGCGGACGAGCTGCACATCGCCCCGGTGAACGCCGAGCTGTCGTGGAACCGCGAACGCATCTGGATCAGCCCGCACCGAGTCGGCCGAGCGGTGCAGTTCGAGCCGACCGCCGAGGCGCTGCTGGCGGCGCTGCGGGGAGAGGCCGACACGGTCGCGGTCGCCACCGAGCAGCTGCAACCCGAGGTGACGACGGCTGCCTACTCGCAGGTGCTGTTCCTGCGGCAAGGCCAACACCGCCTCGATCTGTACCTCGACGGCCGTGTTGCCGGCTCCTACCGGGTCGCGGTCGGGACCGGGAACTACCCCACCCCGACCGGGGTGTACCACGTCAGCCAGAAGCGGTACCGACCGACGTGGGTCAATCCCTCCCCCAACGGCTGGGGTCGGGGCATGCCCCGCCGGATCGGGCCGGGGCCCAACAACCCACTGGGGCTGCGGGCGCTGAACTGGTCGGCCCCCGGCGCCATCCGGTTCCACGGCACCGCCAACGTCGACTCGTTGGGACGAGACGCGTCGCACGGTTGCGTCCGCCTGTCCAACCCCGACATCGTCGAGCTGTACCGTCAGGTCGACGTCGGAGCGGTGATCGTCTCGATCCGCTGA
- a CDS encoding (2Fe-2S) ferredoxin domain-containing protein produces MARAGMPERFVLVCINERPADHPRGSCVRRGGDAVFNAFRELTGQRGLVDVKVTFTGCLEPCMVGPTVLIVPDNVWYGSVTVEDVPLIIDQHLIGGDPVEFLRIGPQEFALSPLEGRADLPPGFIPPAEPEI; encoded by the coding sequence GTGGCGCGTGCCGGAATGCCCGAGCGGTTCGTGTTGGTGTGCATCAACGAGCGCCCCGCAGACCATCCGCGCGGCTCGTGCGTCCGGCGGGGTGGCGACGCGGTGTTCAACGCCTTCCGTGAACTCACCGGCCAGCGCGGCCTGGTTGACGTGAAGGTCACGTTCACCGGCTGTCTGGAGCCGTGCATGGTCGGCCCGACGGTGCTGATCGTGCCGGACAACGTCTGGTACGGCAGCGTGACGGTCGAGGACGTCCCCCTGATCATCGACCAGCACCTGATCGGGGGGGATCCGGTGGAGTTCCTACGCATCGGCCCGCAGGAGTTCGCGCTGTCCCCGCTCGAGGGGCGGGCCGATCTCCCGCCGGGGTTCATCCCCCCCGCCGAACCGGAGATCTGA
- a CDS encoding CoA-binding protein, which yields MASHAILRVAGRTALVDRDGDQDATIRRVLGYTRRIAVVGLSRSRHRPSHGVAAALITQGYDVVPVNPHADEVLGEHAYPSIADVVGPIDLVDVFRREQHLPDVTRQAAEVGAKAVWYQLGLRSAEGRRIAAEAGLDLVEDRCLKVEVARLEHDLQLPPP from the coding sequence GTGGCGTCGCATGCCATCCTGCGCGTGGCAGGGAGGACGGCGTTGGTCGATCGCGACGGCGACCAGGACGCGACCATCCGGCGGGTGTTGGGCTACACCCGTCGGATCGCCGTGGTCGGACTGTCGCGCAGCCGGCACCGGCCGAGTCACGGGGTGGCGGCCGCACTGATCACCCAGGGCTACGACGTCGTGCCGGTCAACCCCCACGCCGACGAGGTCCTGGGCGAGCACGCGTACCCGTCAATCGCGGACGTCGTGGGCCCCATCGACCTGGTCGACGTCTTCCGTCGCGAGCAGCACCTGCCCGACGTCACCCGCCAGGCTGCCGAGGTCGGCGCCAAAGCGGTCTGGTACCAGTTGGGGCTGCGGTCGGCGGAAGGTCGGCGGATCGCCGCCGAAGCCGGGCTCGACCTCGTCGAGGACCGCTGTTTGAAGGTGGAGGTCGCCCGCCTCGAACACGACCTGCAGCTCCCACCACCCTGA